The following DNA comes from Sorex araneus isolate mSorAra2 chromosome 5, mSorAra2.pri, whole genome shotgun sequence.
acaggggaccatatgccggatattgaatccaggttggccaataaaagccctacctgctgtactatcactcagccccaggatgcctattttaaaatgaaattttaaattgtaccaagagctgaaaggaggtaaagtggtgTGCAGGATACCCTTAcagtaacagtattacaaaccacagtgcctaaaaggaaaatgagggtggagggatgggcagagagaaaggggaagggagaggagaggaggagaggggaggagaggggaggggaggggaggggaggaaggggagaggggagagtagAGGAGAGGAATCTTCCATAGAGGCAAACTGTGGGGGCAGTGCacagtgggaaatgtgcactggtgaggggatgggtgttggaacattgcaagACTGAATtcgatcatgaacagctctgtatcTGTgttatctcagtgattcaataattatttttatttgtgtgaaatcaaatatcttatttttgctttttgggtcacactcggcgacgcacaggggttactcctgggtcatgcactcaggaatgactcctggtggtgctcaggggaccatatgggatgctgggaatcgaacccaggtcagccgcatgcaagggaaatgccctacccgctgtgctattgctccagcccctatgaaatGAACTATCTATGGTCACTGAAGCTACAGCATGCACTCGCTGTTCTAAATAAACACTCCTGACTGCTCTTGCGGGCTTCTAGGTAAGTCAACAGACTCGTCCCTGGTCAGAAATGGGGCAGAGGAAATGAGGCGGAGGCCCGGAGGCTGGTCAGGCCTCACAGTGAATAAGTGCTGAGCCCGGCGTCCCTCCAAAGCCAGGGCCCAGCCATCCTCCCGAGGCCCATGAGGGGGCCCCTCCCTGGCTACTCTGGCTGGCCCAAGGATATCGCTGGCTCTCGGGGTCATCGGACAGCAGCTGGAGCTGCGTGGTACAAATGTGAATCAGCTGGTCCAGCTGCTGCTCGTTGTCCTGCAGCTGCTGGAGGTCCTGAGTTAGTTCTTCAAGGCGGCCACCAATCCCCACGGCTGCCTGGCTGCCTCTGTGGGGAGACAAGGCCAGTGAGCAGCTCCCGATCCCTCTGCCCGGGAGTCGGACCCTCAGCACCCAGCCTGTGGCTGCTTCGCTACATCCAGGGCAGGTCTGGGCCCTCTCGGGGTTCGGTTCCCCATCTGGGAAGCAGCAAAGGTATGGAGCTGGCACACTGGCACGGACCTGGAGTCCAGCCGGATGTCTGTGAGCACCCATGTCCCTCAGAGGGGGTCAGACGGGTACACGATGGCAGGGACATGCCATGGGATATTACATCAGCATACAAAGGACAAGCCATGGTAGCTGCACAGACAGAAACACTGCTAAAACAGGCTGGCAGGGGAGAGATGGGGCCCGGGGgtgcatgccctgagcactgccagaatgtaCTTCCCTGACAGGGATGCAGGGGAGGTAGCCCGGGGGGCACCCCGAAAATGCAGAATGAAATGACctcccaaacacagaaacatcagGTATGTccaggggaaaggaagaggaaaatgaggcaacaaaagaaaaataaaacaaaacaaaacaaaaaaacaaggagGGGGGGGCGGAACCAGGCATGCCAAAGCTAGGAAGGAAGCGGCCAAAGGGTCAGAACACACCACATGCAATTAGAGGCTCCAGGTTCGGATCCCAGCCCTGCAGGTTCCATCCCCGAGCAGCAcagggtggtcctggtggtccccaacagCACTGGCCTCTGTAACACCAGGAGCGGCCGTGAGcgtcctgagcattgttgaagccactcaaaaaccaaaaggcgggttggagtgagagcacagtgggtagggcgtttgccttgcacgcggccgacccgggttcgattcccagcatcccatatggtcccctgagcaccgctaggagtaattcctgagtgcatgagccaggagtaacccctgtgcatcaccgggtgtgacccaaaaagcaaaacaaaacaaaacaaaacaaaaaatcaaaaaccaaaaggcCCCCAGACATGCCAGACCACCCGTCCCTGGCCACAGAAGCCATACTGGTCACCTGGCATGCTATGAGGGGTGGCATGCTACGAAGCGGCACCAGGGAACTTTCTAGGGTGCCAGAAATGCTCTTTCTCTTGGTCCGGATGGAGTCGCCCAGGTGAAGAACATGCCGCACTGCAGGGAGTGGGAGACGTGCACCTTGTTCACCTTCCTGCACCTGCCACCGGGAAGGAGGCGACACCTGTGCCCTCAGAGCCTCAGCTGCCCTGGACAGGGATGCCGGGGAGGTGGCCCCGGGGGCATCACTATGGGCGTGTGCAGGCGTGCCCCCaggtttgggtggggggaggggtacctACAGCCACTGGATGTGGTTCTTGGACTTCTTGGTGATGAGCTGGATGCCCTCGAGGACGTTGGTGATGTCATAGATGCGGCGCTTCTGCACCTTCAGCACCTCGGCCGCCCAGTTGAGGTCCACCACACCGTCAGCCGAGCGGCTCAGCAGCTCCAGGAAGCGCTTCGTGGTAAGATTCAGCGAGGTCTCGTAGCGTGACTTCTCCCCCGGGGACTTCACACCtgcggggccaggccaggccggcTCTTCAGCCCCGCCGCAGGCGGGCCACACCATGCCTCGGGAGGCCCCGTGAAGCCACAGCAGGCTGTCTACTCCGCCTCCCCCAGGCGTGGCTCAGGCCTAGGCTGACGGGCCAGAGCTGGCCGGTTCCTTTTTCTCTGTCCACCCCTGGCACTGGGGCCCAGTCAGGGGCGCCtgcaccaccccagccccagaggtACCTTTTCCCGGGTGACGGCCTCTGCCCCGTGTGGGCCCACTACTCTCAGCCAAGTACTGATGGTCAGTTTCCAGGTCCAGTCGCCGCTTCACCTGTagtgaggagaaggggaggatgCCCAGTAACCAGGAGTGAGGCCGCAGGgtgcgggaggcgggcgggggcttCTCCCGGGCCTCCTGGTCCCGTCGGCTTCTCGCCCAGGACGCGAGGGAGAGACAAGCCTCTACAGAGAACATTCAGAGCTCCAGTGCTAGCTCAGGTTTTGTCTTTTGGTGGCAGGAGGGGTGGTGGGGCCACACCACCCCTGTGCAGGAGCTGTTccctgccttgcactcaggagtGGGCCTGAGCAGGGCTCGGGGGTACTGTGTGGTGCTGTGAACCagtgagccacgtgcaagacgTGCCTTAGCCACATGCCTTAGCCTCGCTTGTTCTGGTGCTCTAGGATGGGGTTTTAAATATAGAACTttagcgggggctggagcgacagtacagtaggtacggtgtttgccttgcacgtggccgacccaaacTCGATCCCCGGCCTCCCCTATGGTTCCCCCCCCAAGGcagttccaggagtgattcctgggggctggagtgatagcacagcaggtagggcgtttgccttgcacgcggccgacctgggttcgattcccagcatcccatatggtcccccaagcaccaccaggagtaattcctgagtgcatgagccaggagtgatccctgtgcatcgccgggtgtgacccaaaaaccaaaaagaaaaaaaaacaacgcaggagtgattcctaagtgcagagccagcagtaccccctgagcactgctgggtgtggccctaaaacacaaacaaaaaatatatccaTGTCACCTTTTAGATATTCTTCCCCTTAGAACAACAGAGCCAAATTCTAGAACCTTTGTACATCTGGCTAGGCCTGGAATGTCCCTTTTGAAAGACTAGTCAGGGACGCCGCAAAGCTGCCTCCCCGTGCTGTATAAGCGCATCACTGCGAGAAGCCAGCTGCCACGTCATGGGGACCTCCAGCGACGCCAGACCAGGCTGGGCAGCCAGGAGAGAGCCAGTACCCAGACTCCACCTTGTCCCAGCTCAGAGACAAAGGCTTGGGCCACAGCAGTGCCTCGAATGTGACCCAGCCAGCTTACTCCACTCCAGCTCCAAGACCCTGAGTCAGTGACACCCAGTTAAATGGCCTCTGGGCTACCAGGTCACACACATCTCACCACAACAGCTATTCAAACCACTCGGGAGCCAGGGCACGTCACCTCTGGTGTCTGACTGGGAATGTGGCAGCACACCAATGGCCTCGCTTAACAGACAGAGCCACTGAAGGCACCAGGTCATACATCGGGAAGTGGCAGGACCAGGCTCAAGGCCTCTGGACTTAAGCCGCACACCAGAGGGCCCAGCTAGCCCTACAGGTCCCAGACAACTCAACAGCACCTTATCCAAAAGATGTACATTCCCTTCcactgcccacccctgcccagcctcaCATCCGGGCACCGAGAAGTTGTCACCACAGTCAACTCCCATCCGGACGCTCGGCCCAGACGCTTTGGCAGACAGGCCTGCAGCCCTCCGCCCACAGAACTGGAAAGTTCCCCACCATTACTCCCTCAGAACCTGCAATGGAGACCGCCTCTCCGTCCTCTGAACCATCTCGGGCCCAGCCTTCCCTGAAAACTGGCACTGAAAATTTCTGCAGATGTGTGGTTCTCAGTCAAGACAGGGAACCTCTCAGAGAAGGGGACTAGGTTGTCCACCGGGGGTCTGGGCCTCAACAAATGTCCGGGGAGTCATCGTCATATGCAGAGAGACGccccattcaccaccacccccaacccacaccTGTCTCCAGAGAAACCATCAAGTACTTCCGTGGACTGAGCACAGCCACAAACTGATTCCTGCTCACCAGCAGGTAGCATGTGGGACTCCACCTCCCAGGGTGAAGCCGGGGCCTGGCACACAACCTACGTGGCTCATCTACCACCACCATCCATATGCCCCCCCAAGCCGACAAGAATGTctctgggggactggagcaatagcacagcggatagggcatttgccttgcacgcagccgacctgggttcaattcccagcatcccatatggccccccaagcatggccaaaaggaattcctgagtgcagagccaggagtaacctctgagcactgctggatatgacccaaaaaaagcttttaaaatgtcTCTGGGGGCTGAATCCACAGTacagcattttgccttgcatgcaactgacctgggtctgatccccagcaccccatatggtcccccaagcacccaagttaaaaaaaaaaaaaggtatcagcATCATCTACCTATGATTGCTgctcttaaataaataaataaagtctcttCTCCAGCTTCACCAGTTCACCTCCAGGGTGGTCTCACCCTGGCAGGCTCCTGCCATCTGCATTCTACATCTGTACCCTCTGCCCCAGGTCCATGCCCATCACTAATGCGGGTCAACACTGCACCCACAAACATGGGTTCAAACAGCAATTTCTGACAGTTTCTATGAAACCGccctttcttttagttttttttttggggggggtggggggggtgggccacacgcagtggtgctcaggacttactcctggctctgtattcacaAATCATTCCTGccgggcttgggggacaatatatggtgatggggactgaacctaggtcagccgcatgcaaagcaagtgccctccgcactgtgctctcactccggcCCAACACAGCCCTTTAAAACAGAACCCCGTGTGGGGTTCCCTAAAGGCTGGAGGGAAGACAACAGGAACTGGTGAAAATACTCTctagtcaaacacccatccacaGGAGGCAAGAAAAGGggtgtcggggccggagcgatagcacagcgggtagggcgtttgccttgcacgcggccaacccgggttcgatccctggcttcccatatggtcccccaagcactgccaggagtaattcctgagtgtaaagccaggagtaacccctgagcatcgctgggttgtgacccaaaaagcaaaaaaaaaaaaaaaaaaaaagaaaaggggtgtccccagccccctgagctgtGCACAAGGACTAGGCCAGGGCCACAGAGGGCAGCCTTTGCGTGAAGAGGCTCAGTTCAACCCAGGCACAGCAAAGACCTTGGAGCTATATGCCAGTTTGATGTGTCCaactcaccaaaaaaaaaccccaaaacatccACCCTCTCAAAGATATCCTAACAAGAAAATGTTACAGGACAACACATTCATTGGATCCTTTCtggcttaaaaaaacaaacaaacaaacaaaactaatgtTAGGGAGAGTCTGGAAGGCAGGTAAGCCACTCGCCTGCCGTGGAatcaccccaggttcaatccctggcaccccagatggtcctctgagccctgtggtccctgagtgcagagccagcagtcagccctgagcacagccaggtgcggtagcctgaaaacaaacaaaaagctcccGAGACACAAGAGAAACACAGTGGGGAAGGGCCAGCCTGAGCCAGGTTCCACCAGCATAGGCGAACTggggggcactttctgtttgctaAAAGGTAGTTTTCCAcgggtgtttctctctctctctctctctctctctctctctctctctctctctctctctcttttctcttttttaactaAAAAGGGGCAGCAGAGCAAATAAGTTTGGGACCCGCTGCCCCAGACGCTTTCATCCTTTCTCTACAGTAATCATGGATTATGTTTATAATACGAAACTTCAGTTGTGTTTCTTTTTGGacttggggccacatgtggtggggCGCAGGGGAGCACAccaggtgccaggatcaaacccagccggCCTGGTGTGCAAGTCCAGCGCCTTATCAGCaatactctctggccccttcaggtTAACAGCCGTGAGAGGTGCCCAGCGAATGCCGGCTGCTACAGCTAAGTGTGCCACTAGTCACAAGGACACCCTGACACACGCCAGGGGCACGGAGGTCACAGTTTACTTGGCCAGGCACCACCAGCAGGTATGATGGTGGAAGGGCATCGGAGGCCAAAAGACAGGCTCCTCCTTCAACTCCAGGATGGTACCTGCCCACAAGCAGAAAATACTCCGTAGCCCTTATCATCAGGGGCAGCGGCTCCTAACTGGCCCCTGTGCCTATTCCGGCATGGGCACACACTCAGCGGCGAGGGGCACAGGGCACACCAAGTCAGGCCTGGTCTACCTGGGCAGAGGACAGCCACTGGGATGCTGGCGACCAGAGCACAGCAACTAAGCCAGTGACACATCCCTGGTATCCTCCACAGGTACAGCTCAGCATCTCCGGGAGCAAAGCCCCAGCTACTGGAAGGAATTGGGGGTGGGTGCCCATCcctcgggcctcagtttcctgatCTGTAGAAGGGGAAGGTGGCTGAGAAGGTTAAAGGAGTTAATGGGGTAAAGTGCTTGGCCCAGAGCCTGACACATAAAACGATCTGAAAACAATGGTGGCTGCAGACGTTATTATTATTAGCATCTCAGTGATTCCGGAAGGAAGGCAGCACTGGGCATGGGGCCAACAGGGCTGGGGCAGCTTCGCCGGAATGCTTGGGGACCAGCTGCCACCCAGGCCCCCGGCGACAGTGGAGCCGCCTCCTAGCCCCAGCCctgcatctcccccaccccacactggtCCCAAGGCCCTCACTGCGACCCTCCCGCCCCATCACCCCTGCCTTCCCGCCTGCCTGTGCACCACCTTCACCCACAGGCTGCGCCAGTCAAACTGGTCTCCACGCCCTATCCTGCGGCCCACGGATCCAGGTTCCAACCTCTGCTCCCTTCTCCCCTTGCAACGCAACTCCCTCCTCGGGCTCTCCCACTCTGAACTGGTCTCGAGCCTCTGGCTGCTCTCAGAACAATTTGTCAAGGCATCTTCCCTGGGATAATTCCTCCCTCCTGGCactgggaaagggggggaggcTTAGGGGCGCCTCCTCTCCAGCCTCTGGAGGCCCAGCCCACCCTGTACTTGCACTGGGGCCCAGGGGTCTGCCTGACTGATTAATGAGGCTCCATGGCAACCAGGGCacgggagggtggagggtggcagatggaaggacaggcagagggaggggatcAGCAGCTGGCCCGGGGGCCCCGCCCCTGCAGAGACGGCCTCCGAGCCAGGAGGCCAGTCCCGGGGGGCCCGAGCGCCAGGCCTGCACCTGGCAATGGAGCCAAAGACGGCGGGAAGGAGGGTCTCCTCAAGGGTTCTCCAACATTGGTCCCCAtagcgccccccgcggccccccagcAGCGAGGCCTGCGACCCAGCCACAAGTTCGCATACGAAGCCGGAAGGCCTCGGTTCAAATCCCAGTCCTGCCCCGTTTGCAGCCGGGTGACCCGGGGCAAGTCACTTCCTCTCCCGGCCCCGGCTCGGAGCGGCGCCGTGGCAAGACCGAGCTCGTAGCGTGCGCGGGGCTGGAGCCGGGCTGCGTCTGTCCGGGGCCCGGCGTGCGGCGAGCGCCGGCTGGGTGCACGGGAGCCGCGACTCGCACGGCCTCTCGCTCTCCTCGCGAGGCAGCGGAGGTCACCCCGCAGCCCGGGGCGGGGCCCGCAGGCCCACCCCGGGCGGCaccgccccgcccggccgcctgggccgcctcccctcccccgcccggggCAGCGCCGGGGTCCACGCCGCGCACCCGGCCCGGAGACCCCGGAGTCCGTACCGGCGGGCGGCCgagcgcggggcgcggcgcgctgggcgcgggccggggcgctTGCGGCGTGGCGAAGAGCAGCAGGTCTGGGtcccgggggccggcggggggcgcgacggggccggcgggggccggcggggcgccAGCGTCCTGCGCCGTGGAGATGATGACGATCTGCGAGGACTCGAGCAGCCCCAGCGCGCCGGCCCCGATCAGGGCCTCCAGCGCCGGCGCGCATGGGCCGCCCGCGGGGGCCACGGCCATGGCGCTCACGGCCCGCGCGGCCCGGGcggcaggcggcggcggcggcgcgggcccaTGGCGGCAGGCCGCGGCGAGGGCTCCATCCCGCTCGGGATCCCCGCTCCGCCCCCGGCCGCCGCTGCCTGCAAAGTCCCGGCCACTTTTACGCGCCAAATCCTTTTTGCCGCGAAAGAGCCACGAGCCGCCGAGCGCTGCCGCGATTGGCGGTCCGCGCGGTGACGGAGACGACAGCGGCCGCGCCGATTGGCTGCGGCGTTGCCGGCCCGGCGGTAGCAGGCGGGATGGGGCGGCGGCGCGAGGGGGCGCAGCCAatcgcggggcggggcgcgcgcagGCTTTGTCGGGGCGGTGCCAGGCGCTTTCCTactccccgcccccgcggcccggcGAGTGCgggctccgcccccgcccccaccctgccattcATCCCGCGGATCCCAGTTGGTGGACCCGTTTAGGAAAGCATCCGTTCATCACCTTTCATCTTCAGCAAGCGCCACCTGATCTTCCGAATATCATCCTCTTCCACCTGTAGCCCCAAGTCTTTTCTCAAGAAACTTCCCTCTCATCTTTTTTCAGGCCACCTCCAACCACATCCCCCATCCTCAGCTTGCCCCACCCTCTGTCATTTACTTTCAAATCCTGCACGCTGTGGTTCCTCACCCACAGCCCAAGCAGCAGGGAGTTGCCCTGTATAATACTTGGGGCTTTCTACAAGCCACAAGAGACATTATTTGGAATGTCTCTAATAAATATTCCCCTTGAACTTATTCACTCATTCAACAAAGATTTTGAGAACTTGCTCCTTGCCCCAAGTTTGGTTCAGATTTTGACTCCTGGATTTAGGAAGCTCACAATCTAGTGAaaagggcgggggggaggggaataaCTAGCCACACATTGTGTGcatgagacctggatttgatccccagcaccatacacacacacacaaaaaaatgggtttacaATCATTTGCCCATCGGTCATTTTTTATTACTCAAGTTAACTATTTGAAATTCTCTGTGCCAGACCTGGGCCAGCACAGAGGGCAAAGACTTAAAAGATTGAATCATATCTATGAACTTGCCTGCCATCTGGTGGGGATGACCAAACAGCCTTCCACATCTAAGGTAGCAAAATGCAAGAATCGATTTCCAAGGAGCAGTATAAATACCACTTCCTGCAGAGTACCCTCCTAGTGGGAGTCACACACTTAATTGAGCAGTCTAGGCTACCTCAGTTCCAGCACTGACCACATATTGGGCTTACCCATTGATCTCTACTATGGAAATGTGCTCTCCATTAGGGTGACCTCCTGACACTGGTCTGACCCCAGCAGTCATTGGTGCTGAGGAgggttttcaaagaaaaagaggcTAATGGGCCCTGAGAGAACCAAGAGCCAgtagttaaggctcttgccttgcatgcagctgacctgcacggtccacatggtcccctgaagccactaggagcaatccctgatccctgagcacacagccaggactaaaccctgagcatagctggatgtggcaaaaaaaaaaaaaaagaggggctggagcgatagcacagcgggtagggcatttgccttgcacgcggccaacctgggtttgattcccagcatcccatatggtcccctgagcaccaccaggagtggttcctgagtgcagagccaggagtaacccctatgcattgccaggtgtgacccaaaaagcaaaaaaaaatagaaaggaaggaagaaaaagaaaaagaggctgATGCAAAAGCCAACCTAGATTCCAAAAAAAGAGTCTGTAGTTCTGAGAGTGTCCTGGGGCTTTATAGACCTAGGCACATTAACTTTGGGTCCGCACCATGACTGCCTATTTGAAATTTGCATTAACAAtctcctttggggtgggggtgcacattTGGTAGCagtcaagggctattcctggcgctgtgctcagaatcacgcctggctcaggggatcatatgcgtTGCTGGGGATGAATCaggggtggccacgtgcaaggcaagtgccttacctgctgtactatcaggtTCTTCCTAGttatttttatacacatttcTTTTGAGAACAAATTGATAGATCTGTATGGAGCAAATGTGCAGTTGACCTCAAATTATAACCCTTTGAGACCACTTTCCATCTTTCGTTTTCATATCAGAAATGGGCACTCTGCGCTGATACCATCAGAATTATCACAAGATGAAAAAATATAAGGAAGGACCAGGGAGATATCTCAAGGAGCTtgtgcacaggctttgcatgtgggaagcctgagtttgaaccccagcatggTATGGTTCCCCGAACTTCATGGGAACTACCCTCCATAAGCAATGTGCCAGGACTAGCTCCTAGCACCTCCCGGTGGAatctaaaaatgtaaaaaatataagcaatctaaatggtttttttttttaattttttttttttttttgctttttgggtcacacccagtgatgcacaggggtcactcctgggtctgtactcaggaattaccccggcagtgctcaggggaccatatgggatgctgggaatcgaacctgggttggccgcatgcaaggccaacgccctacccgctatgctatcgctccagcccctctaaatggtttttaatagtttatttgttttgtatgttttggggccacacccagcaatgctcagggcttacttctggatctacactcaggaattactcctggaggaccaaatgggatgtcaggggtcaaacccaggtgagccacatgcaaggtaagcaccctaccggttgtactatctctccagctcggTGAATGtgctttttataaacattaagGTAGTCTTAGGAAAGTAAtgaatttcttttctcctctgaTGAGCAATTGGGAAATTACTCATTCTCAATTCTAGAACGTGTCATCACTAGAAGGAAACACAGTGACTACATTTGCCTCTTACTTGCCAAGTGGGAAAACTGAAGTCTGTTTAGAGGTTGGAACCCCTGAAGCCAGCCAGTGACATTATCTGGGCAACACCAGCTTCACAGCCTTTGGGTCAGCTTGTCTCCCTTCTGCTCCCCAGGTAGAGAAGCCCTTGTTAGAATGGCAGGTCTCCTTTACAATAACTAAGCCAGTCCCTGACCCAGGGCAAGAGAAGCCAGTGAGGTCCCCATTCCAGATAAAGTTTCCTTTCCTGCCCTCTTCCCCATGAGATCTCAGTAACTACCATTCATTGTAAAGCTCTCTCACACAGTTATTTAGCAAACTCTTACTGGCTTGTCATGTATTGTACCCGTACTGATTgcagggaaaagaaagataagGTTTGTCTTGTACCATTTTATAAAGAGGAACCTGAGGTCCAAagatcatgctcagggcttacttctggatctgcactcaggaattactcctgggggatcAAGTGGGATGTCAGgtgtcaaacccaggtgagccacatgcaaggtaagcaccctaccagttatactatctctccagctcggTGAATGtgctttttataaacattaagGTAGTCTTAGGAAAGTaacaatgcatttaaaaatgcaaaggcaagggctggagtgttagcacagcaggtagggcatttgccttgcactcaatagctggatgtggccaaaaaaaaaaaaaaaaagagggactggagcgatagcacagcgggtagggcatttgccttgcatgcggccaacccgggtttgattcccagcatcccatatgatcccccgagcaccgcctggagtaacccctgtgcatctccgggtgtgacccaaaacggaaaaaaaaaaaaaagcaaaggttgGGCCTGGAAcagtacagcggtagggtgtttgccttgcacaaggccaacccggattcaatccccagcatcccagcactgccaggagtgattcctgagtacagagcctgtgcattgcaggtgtgacccaaaaagcaaaaaacaaaacaaaagcaaaggctGATTTTATTCCCACTTGCTGAGGTCTGAGCCAGGGATTTTCCAAAATCCTGCCTGCCCCAAAGTATTCGAATACCCCACGTCCCACAGACTCTCCTTTCCACAGTTGGCCTGTTCTGCAGCAGCAGGAAGGAGTGAAGAGCCGACTATTCCCTGTGTGAAGTCAAGAAAGAGATAAGGGCCTCTGTATCTATTAATATCCACTTGGAAGCagcaaaggctggagagatagagtgcctTGGCCCAGAGCCTGACAGATCCTGATAAGGCTGTTCTAGACGTCAACAATCCTCAGGCTGCTGGTCTTCCCAAGAACCCCCCACTTTCAAAGAAGATGGCCTTTCTAAGGATAATCGCCTCATTGAAACTTCCTGATCCccgagaggcaggagggaggctcACAGAGGTGCTTTCACCAGGTCAAGGACACACAGCAGAACTCAgatgggagggctggagcgatagcacagcgggtagggggtttgtcttgcacgtggccaacctggcttcgattcccagcatcccatatggtcccctgagcaccatcaggaataattcttgagtgcagactcaggagtaacctctgtgcatctccgggtgtgacccaaaaagcaaaaaataaataaataaataaataaaagaactttcGTCTCTTTCACTGAAGAACTGCTCTTACTCTGTGACCCTCAGTAAATAACCTAAGTGCTGGGGTCAGGGTTGTGGTGATAGCATGTGGCTTCCCAAAGGGAATACGGATTATGGTTTAATTTGTCAGTTCTCACTCCCATCACTACCTTTGACCCCTCACTACCAATGGGGTGGAAGACCTGGGGATTCCCTCTTTCCTATG
Coding sequences within:
- the E2F1 gene encoding transcription factor E2F1 translates to MAVAPAGGPCAPALEALIGAGALGLLESSQIVIISTAQDAGAPPAPAGPVAPPAGPRDPDLLLFATPQAPRPAPSAPRPALGRPPVKRRLDLETDHQYLAESSGPTRGRGRHPGKGVKSPGEKSRYETSLNLTTKRFLELLSRSADGVVDLNWAAEVLKVQKRRIYDITNVLEGIQLITKKSKNHIQWLGSQAAVGIGGRLEELTQDLQQLQDNEQQLDQLIHICTTQLQLLSDDPESQRLAYVTCQDLRSIADPAEQTVMVIKAPPETQLQAMDSSENLQISLKSKQGPIDVFLCPEETVDDISSEKPPSQESSSGENEDRAADPVTTVPPSSPSSSPTTDPGQSLLSLEQEPLLPRMGGLRAPPDEDRLSPLVAADSLLDHVREDFSGLLPEEFISLSPPHEALDYHFGLEEGEGIRDLFDCDFGDLTPLDF